One Desulfovibrio sp. TomC DNA window includes the following coding sequences:
- a CDS encoding Lcl domain-containing protein, which translates to MRDISHYFVAIDTFLIEARRVDSDRKFNYDLYSFLGVDTNEPTPIIIAKLRDIEKSIQCLVNSATKKDFAVKFIQAIPAIEAIFRDGREQYNIYISEHDPRIIEIKKSLILATSGQNDLNEAQKRCIVATAIDQGLQLSKIETIIRTWLQFNITTTNGNTEHIDFASTDGELFDKTLEDLDTAFLRISNFYVFFVALIVGFIFWIPLHTWRFVFATLSAWFFCSYFRKYFFYHLSKQKNIFSKLFPYARLCFICIILSVLMLEILPYMENFHKAVFIPSDTPQPNNRAQIKTSPSYPSEIADNLSKGKVEAIRPSDQSIETSTSKAKPVARFSKNNKGIIYDNLTDLEWVVLSSQPVPFDKAVKLVQGFQQHNNNWRLPTIKELQSLMNTGSVVQICDGQSVTFHINPVFEVGCWAVWSSEKKDPTHGYYYTFGRGVKDDINVNDCNQYCPKLFAVRTK; encoded by the coding sequence ATGAGAGACATTAGTCATTATTTTGTTGCGATTGATACTTTTTTGATTGAAGCTCGCCGGGTAGATAGTGATCGAAAATTTAATTATGATTTATATTCATTCCTTGGAGTTGATACCAATGAACCCACACCGATTATCATTGCCAAGCTCAGAGACATAGAAAAGTCCATTCAATGTCTAGTAAATTCAGCAACAAAAAAAGATTTTGCAGTTAAATTTATTCAAGCAATACCAGCTATTGAGGCAATATTCCGTGATGGCCGAGAACAATATAACATATATATTTCTGAACATGATCCCAGAATCATTGAAATAAAAAAAAGTTTAATACTTGCAACATCTGGTCAAAACGACTTGAATGAGGCGCAAAAAAGATGTATTGTAGCAACTGCAATCGACCAAGGTCTGCAACTGTCAAAAATTGAAACTATAATAAGAACTTGGTTGCAATTTAACATCACCACTACTAATGGGAATACTGAACATATTGACTTTGCATCTACGGATGGCGAATTATTTGACAAGACTCTTGAAGATCTAGATACTGCTTTCTTGCGAATTAGCAATTTTTATGTTTTCTTTGTCGCCCTAATCGTAGGCTTTATTTTTTGGATTCCTTTGCACACATGGAGATTTGTATTTGCAACACTTTCGGCATGGTTTTTTTGCAGTTATTTTCGCAAATACTTTTTTTATCATCTTAGCAAACAAAAAAATATTTTTTCTAAACTTTTCCCTTACGCTAGGCTGTGTTTTATTTGTATAATCCTGTCCGTTTTAATGCTTGAAATTTTGCCATACATGGAAAATTTTCATAAAGCTGTTTTTATCCCTTCTGATACGCCTCAACCAAATAATCGAGCACAGATTAAAACTTCACCAAGTTATCCCTCTGAAATCGCTGACAACCTTTCAAAAGGAAAAGTAGAAGCAATCCGACCGTCTGATCAATCGATAGAGACGTCAACATCTAAGGCAAAACCGGTTGCAAGATTCTCAAAAAACAATAAAGGCATTATATATGACAACTTGACCGATTTAGAGTGGGTTGTACTTTCTAGTCAGCCAGTTCCATTCGACAAGGCTGTTAAATTAGTTCAAGGCTTTCAACAGCATAACAACAATTGGAGACTGCCAACAATAAAAGAACTACAATCCTTAATGAACACGGGTAGTGTTGTGCAAATTTGCGATGGTCAATCAGTGACTTTCCATATTAACCCTGTTTTTGAAGTTGGATGCTGGGCTGTTTGGTCGAGCGAAAAGAAAGATCCTACACATGGCTATTATTATACTTTCGGAAGAGGGGTCAAAGATGACATAAATGTAAACGATTGCAATCAATACTGCCCGAAGTTATTTGCAGTCAGAACAAAATAA
- a CDS encoding IS3 family transposase (programmed frameshift) yields the protein MRKSRFSEEQIIGILKQAEAGMTVAAVCRQHGISDATFYKWRSKFGGLEVTEARRLRGLEEENQRLKRLVADQALDIQVLKEVLGKNGVEPAERRLAVRHAVEAHGYSERRACQLMEMNRRTYRRAPGPDRDADLRVRLRELAEERRRFGSPRLHILLRREGVVVNHKRVERVYREEGLSLRLKRRRKRVSHLRVVQLGPTGPNQHWAMDFVSDCLENGRRLRVLTVVDLFDRLSPVIEVDHSLTGHRVARTLERLSAVGQCPAIIRTDNGPEFTSKALDSWAHGRGVKLEFIRPGKPVDNGHIESYNGRLRDECLNAQTFRSLAEAKRIIEDWRQDYNTVRPHSALAGMSPEEYRRAVKGENPETKSPNLSLVYSMG from the exons ATGCGGAAGAGCCGATTCAGCGAGGAGCAGATCATCGGAATTTTGAAACAAGCCGAGGCAGGCATGACGGTTGCCGCTGTGTGCCGCCAGCATGGGATCTCCGACGCGACGTTTTACAAATGGCGGAGCAAATTCGGCGGATTGGAAGTGACCGAGGCACGTCGGCTGCGAGGACTTGAGGAGGAAAACCAGCGCCTGAAACGGCTTGTGGCCGACCAGGCCTTGGACATCCAGGTTCTCAAAGAGGTCCTTGGAAAAAACG GCGTAGAGCCCGCCGAACGCCGCTTGGCCGTGCGTCATGCCGTTGAGGCGCATGGTTATTCCGAGCGGCGGGCCTGCCAGTTGATGGAAATGAATCGTCGGACGTACCGGCGAGCGCCTGGCCCGGATCGCGACGCCGACCTGCGCGTCCGGTTGCGGGAACTGGCCGAGGAACGTCGGCGTTTCGGCAGCCCCCGGCTGCACATCCTGTTGCGGCGTGAAGGCGTTGTCGTAAACCACAAGCGGGTCGAGCGGGTGTACCGGGAGGAAGGACTGTCGCTTCGGCTCAAACGGCGCCGCAAGCGCGTCAGTCACTTGCGTGTCGTGCAGCTCGGACCGACCGGACCGAACCAGCACTGGGCCATGGATTTCGTAAGCGATTGTCTGGAAAATGGCCGACGGTTACGCGTGCTCACGGTGGTCGATCTCTTTGACCGGCTCAGCCCGGTGATTGAAGTGGACCACTCCTTGACCGGTCATCGGGTAGCGAGAACTTTGGAACGCCTGAGTGCCGTGGGGCAGTGTCCGGCAATTATCCGCACGGACAACGGCCCAGAGTTTACAAGCAAGGCCCTTGATAGCTGGGCGCATGGGCGGGGAGTCAAACTGGAGTTCATCCGGCCTGGCAAGCCAGTGGATAACGGTCATATCGAAAGCTATAACGGCCGGTTGCGAGATGAGTGCCTCAATGCTCAGACCTTCCGCTCGCTGGCCGAGGCCAAAAGGATCATCGAGGACTGGAGGCAGGATTACAACACCGTGCGCCCCCACAGCGCCCTTGCCGGGATGAGCCCGGAGGAATACCGAAGAGCCGTTAAGGGGGAAAACCCTGAAACCAAGAGTCCGAACTTATCCTTGGTGTACTCGATGGGGTAA
- a CDS encoding tetratricopeptide repeat protein encodes MVSIEYRILFLALSFTIFATASCAPTTFSQKFSETSAHEYFAKGVSLAQNRNFQEASFAFDKSIQLNPTFLPSYFLAASTQYSLNHYGSCAKYARDAIAIDSDYADAYDIGSECLYQHAKYSEAIPLLEHLITLKPGTAKKDFYQSPVDAYFRLGMCYLFLKNFDKSVIYFKKFLALAKNDNNFKDFVQFAEKAVGTFEKELKASSISVKEKNKHHINNVQRTSNNQSSSKVDAILVEANKIHDKTRVVY; translated from the coding sequence ATGGTTTCTATTGAATACAGAATTTTATTTTTAGCTTTAAGTTTTACCATTTTTGCTACTGCTTCGTGTGCGCCGACAACTTTTTCGCAGAAATTTTCTGAAACTTCTGCCCATGAGTATTTTGCCAAAGGGGTTTCTTTAGCTCAAAATCGTAATTTCCAAGAAGCATCTTTTGCTTTTGACAAATCGATACAATTAAACCCAACCTTTTTACCATCTTATTTTTTAGCAGCTTCAACTCAATATTCACTTAACCACTACGGTTCATGTGCTAAATACGCAAGAGATGCGATTGCGATAGACTCCGACTATGCAGATGCCTATGACATCGGCAGCGAATGCCTATATCAGCATGCTAAGTATTCAGAAGCTATTCCACTGCTAGAACATCTTATTACCCTTAAGCCTGGGACTGCTAAAAAAGATTTTTATCAAAGTCCTGTTGACGCTTATTTCCGTTTAGGAATGTGTTACCTTTTTTTAAAGAATTTTGACAAGTCTGTTATATATTTTAAAAAATTTCTAGCTCTCGCAAAGAATGACAATAATTTTAAGGACTTTGTGCAATTTGCTGAAAAAGCTGTTGGCACTTTTGAGAAAGAACTAAAAGCATCTTCAATTAGCGTCAAAGAAAAAAACAAGCATCACATCAACAACGTTCAGAGAACGTCAAACAACCAATCTTCCTCTAAAGTTGATGCAATTTTAGTAGAAGCAAACAAAATACACGACAAAACACGAGTCGTATATTAA